The Kogia breviceps isolate mKogBre1 chromosome 4, mKogBre1 haplotype 1, whole genome shotgun sequence genome window below encodes:
- the HOOK2 gene encoding protein Hook homolog 2 isoform X2: MSVDKTELCGSLLTWLQTFHVPPPCTSPQELSSGLAVAYVLNQIDPSWFNEAWLQGISDDPGPNRRLKVNNLKTILQSLVEYSQDVLGHPILEQHLPDVSLIGEFSDPEELGKLLQLVLGCAISCEKKQEHIQRIMTLEESVQHVVMEAIQELMTKDTSDSLSPETYGNFDSQSRRYYFLSEEADEGDELRQRCLDLERQLVLLSEEKQSLVQENEVLRERAGRSEGEGATGLTSKKLLLLQSQLEQLQEENFRLESGREDERVRCAELEREVAELQQRSQELTSLAQEAQALKDEMDELRQSSERAGQLEATLSSCRRRLGELRELRRQVRQLEERNAGHAERTRQLEEELRRAGSLRAQLEAQRRQVQELQGQRQEEAMKAEKWLFECRNLEEKYELVSKEKERLLAERDSLREANEDLRCAQMQPRGLTQADPSLDPTSPAVENLAAEILPAELRETLLQLQLENKRLCQQEAADRERQEELQRHLEEANRARHGLEMQHRLNQQQLSELRAQVEDLQKALQEQGGKTEDSTLLKRKLEEHLQKLHEADLELQRKREYIEELEPPADSSTARRIEELQHNLQKKDADLRAMEERYRRYVDKARTVIQTLEPKQRPPGGAPPELHTLRTQLRERDVRIRHLEMDFEKSRSQREQEEKLLISAWYNMGMALQQRAGEERAPAHAQSFLAQQRLATNARRGPLGRLAPLNMRPTDKH; the protein is encoded by the exons ATGAGCGTGGACAAGACCGAGCTATGCGGGTCTCTGCTCACCTGG CTGCAGACGTTCCATGTCCCGCCCCCCTGTACCAGCCCCCAGGAACTGAGCAGTGGCCTCGCAGTAGCCTATGTGCTGAACCAGAT AGACCCTTCCTGGTTCAACGAGGCATGGCTCCAGGGCATCTCAGACGACCCAGGTCCCAACCGGAGGTTGAAG GTCAACAATCTGAAGACAATCTTACAGAGCCTGGTGGAGTACTCCCAGGAT gTCCTGGGGCATCCCATTTTGGAGCAGCACCTTCCAGATGTGAGCCTCATTGGCGAGTTCTCAGACCCAGAAGAGCTTGGCAAGCTGCTTCAGCTGGTGCTGGGCTGTGCTATCAGTTGCGAGAAGAAGCAGG AGCACATCCAGAGAATCATGACCCTAGAGGAATCAGTTCAGCATGTGGTGATGGAAGCCATCCAGGAG CTCATGACCAAAGACACCTCTGACTCCCTGTCACCGGAAACATATGGGAACTTTGATAGCCAG TCCCGCAGGTACTACTTCCTGAGTGAGGAGGCTGACGAGGGAGACGAGCTGCGGCAGCGCTGTCTGGACCTGGAGCGGCAG CTGGTACTCCTGTCAGAGGAGAAGCAGAGCCTGGTTCAGGAAAATGAGGTGCTGAGGGAACGGGCGGGCCGGTCCGAGGGTGAGGGCGCCACCGGCCTCACCTCCAagaagctgctgctgctgcagtccCAGCTGGAGCAGCTGCAGGAAGAGAACTTCAG gcTGGAGAGCGGCAGGGAGGACGAGCGCGTGCGCTGTGCCGAGCTGGAACGGGAGGTCGCCGAGCTGCAGCAGCGGAGCCAGGAGCTGACCAGCCTGGCCCAGGAGGCACAGGCCCTGAAGGATGAGATGGATGAACTTCG gcagTCCTCCGAGCGCGCAGGGCAGCTGGAGGCCACGCTGAGCAGCTGCCGGCGCCGCCTGGGCGAGCTGCGGGAGCTTCGGCGGCAGGTGCGGCAGCTGGAGGAGCGCAACGCCGGCCACGCTGAACGCACGCGGCAGCTGGAGGAAGAGCTGCGCCGGGCCGGCTCCCTGCGCGCCCAGCTAGAGGCGCAGCGGCGGCAG GTTCAGGAACTGCAGGGCCAGCGGCAGGAGGAGGCCATGAAGGCCGAGAAATGGCTATTCGAGTGTCGCAATCTGGAGGAAAAGTATGAGCTGGTGTCAAAGGAGAAGGAG CGGCTGCTGGCAGAGCGGGACTCCCTGCGGGAGGCCAATGAAGACCTGCGCTGCGCCCAGATGCAGCCTCGCGGGCTGACCCAAGCCG ACCCCTCACTGGATCCCACCTCACCGGCTGTGGAAAACTTAGCAGCCGAGATCCTACCTGCGGAGCTCAG GGAGACGCTCCTGCAGCTTCAGCTGGAGAACAAGCGCCTGTGCCAGCAGGAGGCGGCCGACCGAGAACGGCAGGAGGAGCTGCAGCGCCACCTGGAGGAGGCCAACCGCGCGCGCCACGGCCTGGAGATGCAGCACCG gcTGAACCAGCAGCAGCTGTCGGAGCTGCGGGCCCAGGTGGAGGACCTGCAGAAGGCCCTGCAGGAACAGGGGGGCAAGACTGAAGAC TCAACCTTGCTGAAGAGGAAGCTGGAGGAGCATCT GCAGAAGCTGCATGAGGCAGATCTGGAGCTGCAGCGGAAGCGCGAGTACATCGAGGAGCTAGAGCCCCCTGCCGACAGCAGCA CAGCCCGGCGTATCGAGGAGCTGCAGCACAACCTGCAGAAGAAGGACGCGGACTTGCGGGCCATGGAGGAGCGCTACCGCCGCTACGTGGACAAGGCGCGCACA GTCATACAGACCCTGGAACCCAAGCAGCGGCCACCTGGGGGTGCTCCTCCGGAACTCCACACCCTGAGGACACAGCTCCGGGAGCGGGATGTCCGCATCCGGCACCTGGAG ATGGACTTTGAGAAGAGTCGAAGTCAGCGGGAGCAGGAAGAAAAGCTGCTCATCAGTGCCTGGTATAATATG GGCATGGCTCTGCAGCAGCGAGCCGGGGAAGAGCGGGCACCTGCCCATGCCCAGTCATTCCTGGCACAGCAGCGGCTGGCCACCAACGCTCGCCGCGGACCCCTGGGACGCCTAGCACCCCTGAACATGCGCCCCACTGACAAGCACTGA
- the HOOK2 gene encoding protein Hook homolog 2 isoform X1, with protein sequence MSVDKTELCGSLLTWLQTFHVPPPCTSPQELSSGLAVAYVLNQIDPSWFNEAWLQGISDDPGPNRRLKVNNLKTILQSLVEYSQDVLGHPILEQHLPDVSLIGEFSDPEELGKLLQLVLGCAISCEKKQEHIQRIMTLEESVQHVVMEAIQELMTKDTSDSLSPETYGNFDSQSRRYYFLSEEADEGDELRQRCLDLERQLVLLSEEKQSLVQENEVLRERAGRSEGEGATGLTSKKLLLLQSQLEQLQEENFRLESGREDERVRCAELEREVAELQQRSQELTSLAQEAQALKDEMDELRQSSERAGQLEATLSSCRRRLGELRELRRQVRQLEERNAGHAERTRQLEEELRRAGSLRAQLEAQRRQVQELQGQRQEEAMKAEKWLFECRNLEEKYELVSKEKERLLAERDSLREANEDLRCAQMQPRGLTQADPSLDPTSPAVENLAAEILPAELRETLLQLQLENKRLCQQEAADRERQEELQRHLEEANRARHGLEMQHRLNQQQLSELRAQVEDLQKALQEQGGKTEDSTLLKRKLEEHLQKLHEADLELQRKREYIEELEPPADSSTARRIEELQHNLQKKDADLRAMEERYRRYVDKARTVIQTLEPKQRPPGGAPPELHTLRTQLRERDVRIRHLEQMDFEKSRSQREQEEKLLISAWYNMGMALQQRAGEERAPAHAQSFLAQQRLATNARRGPLGRLAPLNMRPTDKH encoded by the exons ATGAGCGTGGACAAGACCGAGCTATGCGGGTCTCTGCTCACCTGG CTGCAGACGTTCCATGTCCCGCCCCCCTGTACCAGCCCCCAGGAACTGAGCAGTGGCCTCGCAGTAGCCTATGTGCTGAACCAGAT AGACCCTTCCTGGTTCAACGAGGCATGGCTCCAGGGCATCTCAGACGACCCAGGTCCCAACCGGAGGTTGAAG GTCAACAATCTGAAGACAATCTTACAGAGCCTGGTGGAGTACTCCCAGGAT gTCCTGGGGCATCCCATTTTGGAGCAGCACCTTCCAGATGTGAGCCTCATTGGCGAGTTCTCAGACCCAGAAGAGCTTGGCAAGCTGCTTCAGCTGGTGCTGGGCTGTGCTATCAGTTGCGAGAAGAAGCAGG AGCACATCCAGAGAATCATGACCCTAGAGGAATCAGTTCAGCATGTGGTGATGGAAGCCATCCAGGAG CTCATGACCAAAGACACCTCTGACTCCCTGTCACCGGAAACATATGGGAACTTTGATAGCCAG TCCCGCAGGTACTACTTCCTGAGTGAGGAGGCTGACGAGGGAGACGAGCTGCGGCAGCGCTGTCTGGACCTGGAGCGGCAG CTGGTACTCCTGTCAGAGGAGAAGCAGAGCCTGGTTCAGGAAAATGAGGTGCTGAGGGAACGGGCGGGCCGGTCCGAGGGTGAGGGCGCCACCGGCCTCACCTCCAagaagctgctgctgctgcagtccCAGCTGGAGCAGCTGCAGGAAGAGAACTTCAG gcTGGAGAGCGGCAGGGAGGACGAGCGCGTGCGCTGTGCCGAGCTGGAACGGGAGGTCGCCGAGCTGCAGCAGCGGAGCCAGGAGCTGACCAGCCTGGCCCAGGAGGCACAGGCCCTGAAGGATGAGATGGATGAACTTCG gcagTCCTCCGAGCGCGCAGGGCAGCTGGAGGCCACGCTGAGCAGCTGCCGGCGCCGCCTGGGCGAGCTGCGGGAGCTTCGGCGGCAGGTGCGGCAGCTGGAGGAGCGCAACGCCGGCCACGCTGAACGCACGCGGCAGCTGGAGGAAGAGCTGCGCCGGGCCGGCTCCCTGCGCGCCCAGCTAGAGGCGCAGCGGCGGCAG GTTCAGGAACTGCAGGGCCAGCGGCAGGAGGAGGCCATGAAGGCCGAGAAATGGCTATTCGAGTGTCGCAATCTGGAGGAAAAGTATGAGCTGGTGTCAAAGGAGAAGGAG CGGCTGCTGGCAGAGCGGGACTCCCTGCGGGAGGCCAATGAAGACCTGCGCTGCGCCCAGATGCAGCCTCGCGGGCTGACCCAAGCCG ACCCCTCACTGGATCCCACCTCACCGGCTGTGGAAAACTTAGCAGCCGAGATCCTACCTGCGGAGCTCAG GGAGACGCTCCTGCAGCTTCAGCTGGAGAACAAGCGCCTGTGCCAGCAGGAGGCGGCCGACCGAGAACGGCAGGAGGAGCTGCAGCGCCACCTGGAGGAGGCCAACCGCGCGCGCCACGGCCTGGAGATGCAGCACCG gcTGAACCAGCAGCAGCTGTCGGAGCTGCGGGCCCAGGTGGAGGACCTGCAGAAGGCCCTGCAGGAACAGGGGGGCAAGACTGAAGAC TCAACCTTGCTGAAGAGGAAGCTGGAGGAGCATCT GCAGAAGCTGCATGAGGCAGATCTGGAGCTGCAGCGGAAGCGCGAGTACATCGAGGAGCTAGAGCCCCCTGCCGACAGCAGCA CAGCCCGGCGTATCGAGGAGCTGCAGCACAACCTGCAGAAGAAGGACGCGGACTTGCGGGCCATGGAGGAGCGCTACCGCCGCTACGTGGACAAGGCGCGCACA GTCATACAGACCCTGGAACCCAAGCAGCGGCCACCTGGGGGTGCTCCTCCGGAACTCCACACCCTGAGGACACAGCTCCGGGAGCGGGATGTCCGCATCCGGCACCTGGAG CAGATGGACTTTGAGAAGAGTCGAAGTCAGCGGGAGCAGGAAGAAAAGCTGCTCATCAGTGCCTGGTATAATATG GGCATGGCTCTGCAGCAGCGAGCCGGGGAAGAGCGGGCACCTGCCCATGCCCAGTCATTCCTGGCACAGCAGCGGCTGGCCACCAACGCTCGCCGCGGACCCCTGGGACGCCTAGCACCCCTGAACATGCGCCCCACTGACAAGCACTGA
- the HOOK2 gene encoding protein Hook homolog 2 isoform X9: MTLEESVQHVVMEAIQELMTKDTSDSLSPETYGNFDSQSRRYYFLSEEADEGDELRQRCLDLERQLVLLSEEKQSLVQENEVLRERAGRSEGEGATGLTSKKLLLLQSQLEQLQEENFRLESGREDERVRCAELEREVAELQQRSQELTSLAQEAQALKDEMDELRQSSERAGQLEATLSSCRRRLGELRELRRQVRQLEERNAGHAERTRQLEEELRRAGSLRAQLEAQRRQVQELQGQRQEEAMKAEKWLFECRNLEEKYELVSKEKERLLAERDSLREANEDLRCAQMQPRGLTQADPSLDPTSPAVENLAAEILPAELRETLLQLQLENKRLCQQEAADRERQEELQRHLEEANRARHGLEMQHRLNQQQLSELRAQVEDLQKALQEQGGKTEDSTLLKRKLEEHLQKLHEADLELQRKREYIEELEPPADSSTARRIEELQHNLQKKDADLRAMEERYRRYVDKARTVIQTLEPKQRPPGGAPPELHTLRTQLRERDVRIRHLEMDFEKSRSQREQEEKLLISAWYNMGMALQQRAGEERAPAHAQSFLAQQRLATNARRGPLGRLAPLNMRPTDKH, from the exons ATGACCCTAGAGGAATCAGTTCAGCATGTGGTGATGGAAGCCATCCAGGAG CTCATGACCAAAGACACCTCTGACTCCCTGTCACCGGAAACATATGGGAACTTTGATAGCCAG TCCCGCAGGTACTACTTCCTGAGTGAGGAGGCTGACGAGGGAGACGAGCTGCGGCAGCGCTGTCTGGACCTGGAGCGGCAG CTGGTACTCCTGTCAGAGGAGAAGCAGAGCCTGGTTCAGGAAAATGAGGTGCTGAGGGAACGGGCGGGCCGGTCCGAGGGTGAGGGCGCCACCGGCCTCACCTCCAagaagctgctgctgctgcagtccCAGCTGGAGCAGCTGCAGGAAGAGAACTTCAG gcTGGAGAGCGGCAGGGAGGACGAGCGCGTGCGCTGTGCCGAGCTGGAACGGGAGGTCGCCGAGCTGCAGCAGCGGAGCCAGGAGCTGACCAGCCTGGCCCAGGAGGCACAGGCCCTGAAGGATGAGATGGATGAACTTCG gcagTCCTCCGAGCGCGCAGGGCAGCTGGAGGCCACGCTGAGCAGCTGCCGGCGCCGCCTGGGCGAGCTGCGGGAGCTTCGGCGGCAGGTGCGGCAGCTGGAGGAGCGCAACGCCGGCCACGCTGAACGCACGCGGCAGCTGGAGGAAGAGCTGCGCCGGGCCGGCTCCCTGCGCGCCCAGCTAGAGGCGCAGCGGCGGCAG GTTCAGGAACTGCAGGGCCAGCGGCAGGAGGAGGCCATGAAGGCCGAGAAATGGCTATTCGAGTGTCGCAATCTGGAGGAAAAGTATGAGCTGGTGTCAAAGGAGAAGGAG CGGCTGCTGGCAGAGCGGGACTCCCTGCGGGAGGCCAATGAAGACCTGCGCTGCGCCCAGATGCAGCCTCGCGGGCTGACCCAAGCCG ACCCCTCACTGGATCCCACCTCACCGGCTGTGGAAAACTTAGCAGCCGAGATCCTACCTGCGGAGCTCAG GGAGACGCTCCTGCAGCTTCAGCTGGAGAACAAGCGCCTGTGCCAGCAGGAGGCGGCCGACCGAGAACGGCAGGAGGAGCTGCAGCGCCACCTGGAGGAGGCCAACCGCGCGCGCCACGGCCTGGAGATGCAGCACCG gcTGAACCAGCAGCAGCTGTCGGAGCTGCGGGCCCAGGTGGAGGACCTGCAGAAGGCCCTGCAGGAACAGGGGGGCAAGACTGAAGAC TCAACCTTGCTGAAGAGGAAGCTGGAGGAGCATCT GCAGAAGCTGCATGAGGCAGATCTGGAGCTGCAGCGGAAGCGCGAGTACATCGAGGAGCTAGAGCCCCCTGCCGACAGCAGCA CAGCCCGGCGTATCGAGGAGCTGCAGCACAACCTGCAGAAGAAGGACGCGGACTTGCGGGCCATGGAGGAGCGCTACCGCCGCTACGTGGACAAGGCGCGCACA GTCATACAGACCCTGGAACCCAAGCAGCGGCCACCTGGGGGTGCTCCTCCGGAACTCCACACCCTGAGGACACAGCTCCGGGAGCGGGATGTCCGCATCCGGCACCTGGAG ATGGACTTTGAGAAGAGTCGAAGTCAGCGGGAGCAGGAAGAAAAGCTGCTCATCAGTGCCTGGTATAATATG GGCATGGCTCTGCAGCAGCGAGCCGGGGAAGAGCGGGCACCTGCCCATGCCCAGTCATTCCTGGCACAGCAGCGGCTGGCCACCAACGCTCGCCGCGGACCCCTGGGACGCCTAGCACCCCTGAACATGCGCCCCACTGACAAGCACTGA
- the HOOK2 gene encoding protein Hook homolog 2 isoform X3 — protein MSVDKTELCGSLLTWLQTFHVPPPCTSPQELSSGLAVAYVLNQIDPSWFNEAWLQGISDDPGPNRRLKVNNLKTILQSLVEYSQDVLGHPILEQHLPDVSLIGEFSDPEELGKLLQLVLGCAISCEKKQEHIQRIMTLEESVQHVVMEAIQELMTKDTSDSLSPETYGNFDSQSRRYYFLSEEADEGDELRQRCLDLERQLVLLSEEKQSLVQENEVLRERAGRSEGEGATGLTSKKLLLLQSQLEQLQEENFRLESGREDERVRCAELEREVAELQQRSQELTSLAQEAQALKDEMDELRQSSERAGQLEATLSSCRRRLGELRELRRQVRQLEERNAGHAERTRQLEEELRRAGSLRAQLEAQRRQVQELQGQRQEEAMKAEKWLFECRNLEEKYELVSKEKERLLAERDSLREANEDLRCAQMQPRGLTQADPSLDPTSPAVENLAAEILPAELRETLLQLQLENKRLCQQEAADRERQEELQRHLEEANRARHGLEMQHRLNQQQLSELRAQVEDLQKALQEQGGKTEDSTLLKRKLEEHLQKLHEADLELQRKREYIEELEPPADSSTRRIEELQHNLQKKDADLRAMEERYRRYVDKARTVIQTLEPKQRPPGGAPPELHTLRTQLRERDVRIRHLEMDFEKSRSQREQEEKLLISAWYNMGMALQQRAGEERAPAHAQSFLAQQRLATNARRGPLGRLAPLNMRPTDKH, from the exons ATGAGCGTGGACAAGACCGAGCTATGCGGGTCTCTGCTCACCTGG CTGCAGACGTTCCATGTCCCGCCCCCCTGTACCAGCCCCCAGGAACTGAGCAGTGGCCTCGCAGTAGCCTATGTGCTGAACCAGAT AGACCCTTCCTGGTTCAACGAGGCATGGCTCCAGGGCATCTCAGACGACCCAGGTCCCAACCGGAGGTTGAAG GTCAACAATCTGAAGACAATCTTACAGAGCCTGGTGGAGTACTCCCAGGAT gTCCTGGGGCATCCCATTTTGGAGCAGCACCTTCCAGATGTGAGCCTCATTGGCGAGTTCTCAGACCCAGAAGAGCTTGGCAAGCTGCTTCAGCTGGTGCTGGGCTGTGCTATCAGTTGCGAGAAGAAGCAGG AGCACATCCAGAGAATCATGACCCTAGAGGAATCAGTTCAGCATGTGGTGATGGAAGCCATCCAGGAG CTCATGACCAAAGACACCTCTGACTCCCTGTCACCGGAAACATATGGGAACTTTGATAGCCAG TCCCGCAGGTACTACTTCCTGAGTGAGGAGGCTGACGAGGGAGACGAGCTGCGGCAGCGCTGTCTGGACCTGGAGCGGCAG CTGGTACTCCTGTCAGAGGAGAAGCAGAGCCTGGTTCAGGAAAATGAGGTGCTGAGGGAACGGGCGGGCCGGTCCGAGGGTGAGGGCGCCACCGGCCTCACCTCCAagaagctgctgctgctgcagtccCAGCTGGAGCAGCTGCAGGAAGAGAACTTCAG gcTGGAGAGCGGCAGGGAGGACGAGCGCGTGCGCTGTGCCGAGCTGGAACGGGAGGTCGCCGAGCTGCAGCAGCGGAGCCAGGAGCTGACCAGCCTGGCCCAGGAGGCACAGGCCCTGAAGGATGAGATGGATGAACTTCG gcagTCCTCCGAGCGCGCAGGGCAGCTGGAGGCCACGCTGAGCAGCTGCCGGCGCCGCCTGGGCGAGCTGCGGGAGCTTCGGCGGCAGGTGCGGCAGCTGGAGGAGCGCAACGCCGGCCACGCTGAACGCACGCGGCAGCTGGAGGAAGAGCTGCGCCGGGCCGGCTCCCTGCGCGCCCAGCTAGAGGCGCAGCGGCGGCAG GTTCAGGAACTGCAGGGCCAGCGGCAGGAGGAGGCCATGAAGGCCGAGAAATGGCTATTCGAGTGTCGCAATCTGGAGGAAAAGTATGAGCTGGTGTCAAAGGAGAAGGAG CGGCTGCTGGCAGAGCGGGACTCCCTGCGGGAGGCCAATGAAGACCTGCGCTGCGCCCAGATGCAGCCTCGCGGGCTGACCCAAGCCG ACCCCTCACTGGATCCCACCTCACCGGCTGTGGAAAACTTAGCAGCCGAGATCCTACCTGCGGAGCTCAG GGAGACGCTCCTGCAGCTTCAGCTGGAGAACAAGCGCCTGTGCCAGCAGGAGGCGGCCGACCGAGAACGGCAGGAGGAGCTGCAGCGCCACCTGGAGGAGGCCAACCGCGCGCGCCACGGCCTGGAGATGCAGCACCG gcTGAACCAGCAGCAGCTGTCGGAGCTGCGGGCCCAGGTGGAGGACCTGCAGAAGGCCCTGCAGGAACAGGGGGGCAAGACTGAAGAC TCAACCTTGCTGAAGAGGAAGCTGGAGGAGCATCT GCAGAAGCTGCATGAGGCAGATCTGGAGCTGCAGCGGAAGCGCGAGTACATCGAGGAGCTAGAGCCCCCTGCCGACAGCAGCA CCCGGCGTATCGAGGAGCTGCAGCACAACCTGCAGAAGAAGGACGCGGACTTGCGGGCCATGGAGGAGCGCTACCGCCGCTACGTGGACAAGGCGCGCACA GTCATACAGACCCTGGAACCCAAGCAGCGGCCACCTGGGGGTGCTCCTCCGGAACTCCACACCCTGAGGACACAGCTCCGGGAGCGGGATGTCCGCATCCGGCACCTGGAG ATGGACTTTGAGAAGAGTCGAAGTCAGCGGGAGCAGGAAGAAAAGCTGCTCATCAGTGCCTGGTATAATATG GGCATGGCTCTGCAGCAGCGAGCCGGGGAAGAGCGGGCACCTGCCCATGCCCAGTCATTCCTGGCACAGCAGCGGCTGGCCACCAACGCTCGCCGCGGACCCCTGGGACGCCTAGCACCCCTGAACATGCGCCCCACTGACAAGCACTGA
- the HOOK2 gene encoding protein Hook homolog 2 isoform X4 → MSVDKTELCGSLLTWLQTFHVPPPCTSPQELSSGLAVAYVLNQIDPSWFNEAWLQGISDDPGPNRRLKVNNLKTILQSLVEYSQDVLGHPILEQHLPDVSLIGEFSDPEELGKLLQLVLGCAISCEKKQEHIQRIMTLEESVQHVVMEAIQESRRYYFLSEEADEGDELRQRCLDLERQLVLLSEEKQSLVQENEVLRERAGRSEGEGATGLTSKKLLLLQSQLEQLQEENFRLESGREDERVRCAELEREVAELQQRSQELTSLAQEAQALKDEMDELRQSSERAGQLEATLSSCRRRLGELRELRRQVRQLEERNAGHAERTRQLEEELRRAGSLRAQLEAQRRQVQELQGQRQEEAMKAEKWLFECRNLEEKYELVSKEKERLLAERDSLREANEDLRCAQMQPRGLTQADPSLDPTSPAVENLAAEILPAELRETLLQLQLENKRLCQQEAADRERQEELQRHLEEANRARHGLEMQHRLNQQQLSELRAQVEDLQKALQEQGGKTEDSTLLKRKLEEHLQKLHEADLELQRKREYIEELEPPADSSTARRIEELQHNLQKKDADLRAMEERYRRYVDKARTVIQTLEPKQRPPGGAPPELHTLRTQLRERDVRIRHLEQMDFEKSRSQREQEEKLLISAWYNMGMALQQRAGEERAPAHAQSFLAQQRLATNARRGPLGRLAPLNMRPTDKH, encoded by the exons ATGAGCGTGGACAAGACCGAGCTATGCGGGTCTCTGCTCACCTGG CTGCAGACGTTCCATGTCCCGCCCCCCTGTACCAGCCCCCAGGAACTGAGCAGTGGCCTCGCAGTAGCCTATGTGCTGAACCAGAT AGACCCTTCCTGGTTCAACGAGGCATGGCTCCAGGGCATCTCAGACGACCCAGGTCCCAACCGGAGGTTGAAG GTCAACAATCTGAAGACAATCTTACAGAGCCTGGTGGAGTACTCCCAGGAT gTCCTGGGGCATCCCATTTTGGAGCAGCACCTTCCAGATGTGAGCCTCATTGGCGAGTTCTCAGACCCAGAAGAGCTTGGCAAGCTGCTTCAGCTGGTGCTGGGCTGTGCTATCAGTTGCGAGAAGAAGCAGG AGCACATCCAGAGAATCATGACCCTAGAGGAATCAGTTCAGCATGTGGTGATGGAAGCCATCCAGGAG TCCCGCAGGTACTACTTCCTGAGTGAGGAGGCTGACGAGGGAGACGAGCTGCGGCAGCGCTGTCTGGACCTGGAGCGGCAG CTGGTACTCCTGTCAGAGGAGAAGCAGAGCCTGGTTCAGGAAAATGAGGTGCTGAGGGAACGGGCGGGCCGGTCCGAGGGTGAGGGCGCCACCGGCCTCACCTCCAagaagctgctgctgctgcagtccCAGCTGGAGCAGCTGCAGGAAGAGAACTTCAG gcTGGAGAGCGGCAGGGAGGACGAGCGCGTGCGCTGTGCCGAGCTGGAACGGGAGGTCGCCGAGCTGCAGCAGCGGAGCCAGGAGCTGACCAGCCTGGCCCAGGAGGCACAGGCCCTGAAGGATGAGATGGATGAACTTCG gcagTCCTCCGAGCGCGCAGGGCAGCTGGAGGCCACGCTGAGCAGCTGCCGGCGCCGCCTGGGCGAGCTGCGGGAGCTTCGGCGGCAGGTGCGGCAGCTGGAGGAGCGCAACGCCGGCCACGCTGAACGCACGCGGCAGCTGGAGGAAGAGCTGCGCCGGGCCGGCTCCCTGCGCGCCCAGCTAGAGGCGCAGCGGCGGCAG GTTCAGGAACTGCAGGGCCAGCGGCAGGAGGAGGCCATGAAGGCCGAGAAATGGCTATTCGAGTGTCGCAATCTGGAGGAAAAGTATGAGCTGGTGTCAAAGGAGAAGGAG CGGCTGCTGGCAGAGCGGGACTCCCTGCGGGAGGCCAATGAAGACCTGCGCTGCGCCCAGATGCAGCCTCGCGGGCTGACCCAAGCCG ACCCCTCACTGGATCCCACCTCACCGGCTGTGGAAAACTTAGCAGCCGAGATCCTACCTGCGGAGCTCAG GGAGACGCTCCTGCAGCTTCAGCTGGAGAACAAGCGCCTGTGCCAGCAGGAGGCGGCCGACCGAGAACGGCAGGAGGAGCTGCAGCGCCACCTGGAGGAGGCCAACCGCGCGCGCCACGGCCTGGAGATGCAGCACCG gcTGAACCAGCAGCAGCTGTCGGAGCTGCGGGCCCAGGTGGAGGACCTGCAGAAGGCCCTGCAGGAACAGGGGGGCAAGACTGAAGAC TCAACCTTGCTGAAGAGGAAGCTGGAGGAGCATCT GCAGAAGCTGCATGAGGCAGATCTGGAGCTGCAGCGGAAGCGCGAGTACATCGAGGAGCTAGAGCCCCCTGCCGACAGCAGCA CAGCCCGGCGTATCGAGGAGCTGCAGCACAACCTGCAGAAGAAGGACGCGGACTTGCGGGCCATGGAGGAGCGCTACCGCCGCTACGTGGACAAGGCGCGCACA GTCATACAGACCCTGGAACCCAAGCAGCGGCCACCTGGGGGTGCTCCTCCGGAACTCCACACCCTGAGGACACAGCTCCGGGAGCGGGATGTCCGCATCCGGCACCTGGAG CAGATGGACTTTGAGAAGAGTCGAAGTCAGCGGGAGCAGGAAGAAAAGCTGCTCATCAGTGCCTGGTATAATATG GGCATGGCTCTGCAGCAGCGAGCCGGGGAAGAGCGGGCACCTGCCCATGCCCAGTCATTCCTGGCACAGCAGCGGCTGGCCACCAACGCTCGCCGCGGACCCCTGGGACGCCTAGCACCCCTGAACATGCGCCCCACTGACAAGCACTGA